Proteins encoded together in one Flavobacterium keumense window:
- a CDS encoding DedA family protein, whose product MNHFDWTQLLNPEFYITLSIGGFQVGLYIVLFIIFAETGLFAGFFLPGDSLLFLSGIYSGDLIGNILVIESDFINVTLLALLIAFSGILGNTVGYWFGAKSGYYLFKKEDTFWFKKKYLLQSKDFFEKYGGKAIIYARFLPIFRTFAPIVAGIVSMDKKKFMFFNTLSSFLWSFVLVFSGHYLYGVFLGFGIDLKEHIEMIVIGIILISTFPVFLKLLKKRPQDK is encoded by the coding sequence ATGAACCATTTTGATTGGACTCAATTACTGAACCCAGAGTTTTATATTACCTTATCTATTGGTGGGTTTCAAGTTGGGTTGTACATTGTTTTATTTATCATTTTTGCCGAAACAGGACTTTTTGCAGGATTTTTTCTTCCAGGAGATAGCTTACTTTTTTTATCAGGAATCTATAGTGGCGATTTAATAGGCAACATACTAGTAATTGAAAGTGATTTCATCAATGTAACCTTATTGGCCTTATTGATTGCTTTTTCAGGAATTTTAGGAAATACAGTTGGGTATTGGTTTGGAGCCAAAAGTGGCTATTATTTATTTAAAAAGGAAGATACCTTTTGGTTCAAGAAAAAGTACTTATTACAGTCAAAAGATTTCTTTGAAAAATATGGAGGAAAAGCAATAATTTATGCCCGCTTTTTACCTATATTCAGAACTTTTGCACCAATTGTAGCTGGAATTGTTTCTATGGACAAAAAGAAGTTTATGTTTTTTAATACATTAAGTTCGTTTTTATGGTCTTTCGTTTTGGTTTTTTCAGGTCATTATCTTTACGGAGTGTTTTTAGGATTCGGAATTGATTTGAAAGAACATATAGAAATGATTGTTATCGGAATAATTTTGATTTCCACCTTTCCTGTTTTTTTGAAATTATTGAAGAAACGACCTCAAGATAAGTAA